The sequence AATCGCCGGGCGAAACCGAACTGTTCCAGGGCCGCAGCTACAAGAGCTACCGCGGCATGGGCTCCCTCGGCGCGATGGAGAAGGGGTCGAAGGACCGCTACTTCCAGGACGCGAGCGACGCCGACAAGCTCGTCCCCGAAGGCATCGAAGGCCGCGTGCCGTACCGCGGCCCGCTCAGCGGCGTGGTGCACCAACTCGCGGGCGGCCTGCGCGCGACGATGGGCTACGTCGGCTGCGCGACGATCGAAGAGATGCGCGTGAAGCCGTCCTTCGTGAAGGTGACCGCCGCCGGCACGCGCGAGTCGCACGTGCACGACGTGCAGATCACCAAGGAACCGCCGAACTACCGCGCCTCGTGACCCAATGACCCACGACATCCATCGCGACAAGATCCTCATCCTCGACTTCGGCGCGCAGTACACGCAGCTCATCGCGCGTCGCATCCGCGAACTCGGCGTCTACTGCGAAATCTGGGCGTGGGACCACGACCCGGCGGAAATCGCGAAGTTCGGCGCGAAGGGCATCATCCTCTCCGGTGGCCCGGAATCCACGACGCTGCCGGGCGCGCCGCGCGCACCGCAGGAAGTCTGGGACAGCGGCCTGCCGCTGCTCGGCATCTGCTACGGCATGCAGACGATGGCTGCGCAGCTCGGTGGCTCCACCGAAGCCGCGGACCAGCGCGAGTTCGGCCACGCGACGGTGGAAGTCATTGCGCACGATTCGCTGTTCGAAGGCCTGAAGGACCATCCGGGCGCACCGCCGCGCCTGGACGTGTGGATGAGCCACGGCGACCATGTCGCCACCGCGCCGCCGAACTTCATCGTCACCGCGCGCACCGATCGCATCCCCGTCGCCGCGATGGCCGACGAAGCGCGCCGCTGGTACGGCGTGCAGTTCCATCCCGAAGTCACGCACACCAAGCAGGGGCAGGCGCTGCTGCGCCGCTTCGTCGTCGACATCTGCGGCTGCGCGACGCTGTGGAACGCGGCCAACATCATCGACGACCTGGTCGCGCGCGTGCGCGCGCAGGTCGGTTCGGACGAAGTGATCCTGGGCCTGTCCGGCGGCGTGGATTCCTCCGTGGTCGCCGCGCTGCTGCACAGGGCCATCGGCGAACAGCTGACCTGCGTGTTCGTCGACACCGGCCTGCTGCGCTTCGAGGAAGGCGACCAGGTGATGGCGATGTTCGCCCAGCACATGGGCGTCAAAGTCGTGCGCGTGGATGCGGCCGATCGCTACTTCGCCAAGCTCGCCGGCGTCCAGGACCCGGAAGCCAAGCGCAAGATCATCGGCAACCTGTTCGTCGACATCTTCGACGAAGAGTCGGCCAAGCTGCGCAACGCCAAGTGGCTCGCGCAGGGCACCATCTATCCCGACGTGATCGAGTCGGCCGGCAGCAAGACCGGCAAGGCGCACGTCATCAAGTCGCACCACAACGTGGGCGGCCTGCCGGAGCACATGAAGCTCGGCCTGGTCGAACCGTTGCGCGAACTGTTCAAGGACGAAGTGCGTCGCCTGGGTGTCGAACTCGGCCTGCCGCACGCGATGGTCTATCGCCATCCGTTCCCGGGCCCCGGCCTGGGCGTGCGCATCCTGGGTGAAGTGAAGCCGGAGTACGCGGAGCTGCTCGCGAAGGCCGACCACATCTTCATCGACGAACTGCGCAAGGCGAACCTGTACGACAAGGTGAGCCAGGCCTTCGCCGTGTTCCTGCCGGTGAAGTCGGTGGGCGTGGTGGGCGATGCGCGTGCGTACGAATGGGTCATCGCGCTGCGCGCGGTGGAAACCATCGACTTCATGACGGCGCACTGGGCGCACCTGCCGCACGAGTTCCTCGGCATGGTGTCCAACCGCATCATCAACGAACTGCGCGGCGTTTCGCGCGTGGTCTACGACATCAGCGGCAAGCCGCCGGCGACGATCGAGTGGGAGTAGGGCGGCCGCCGTCCGACGAACGGTAGCCGCACGATGTCGATTTGACCTGCGCTCATTCGTCGTCCAATGAGAAGGCCAATGGGGCCTGCTCGAAGAGGAGACAGACGATGAGAGTCATGGTGTTCGCGAAAATCACCGAAGACATCGACATGACCGCGCCGCCCACGCCCGAAGCGCTGGAAGCCTTCGAGGCGATGGACCGCTTCAACGAGGAGCTTGTCCAGGCCGGCGTCTTCGTGGCCGGTGCGGGCCTGAAGTGGGGCGCCGACGCCAGGTGCATCGCGTACGACGGCGCCGAGCAGATCGTCACCGACGGCCCGTTTGCCGAATCGCGCGAGTTGATCGCCGGCTTCTCGATCTGGGAGGTCAAGGACATGGACGAGGCCCTGGCATGGGCGAAGCGTTCCCCCACGAGCGGCAAGGGCGAGATCGAAATCCGCCCCTTCTTCGAAGCCGCCGACCTCGGCGAGTTCGTCAGCCCCGAAGAGCTCGCGGCGCCTCGCAGCGGCGAGCGCGGGAAGCTCGGCGTCGCCTGATGACCGGAGCGGCCGCCACCGACGCCGACGTCGCCTGGATGCAACGCGCGCTCGCACTCGCCGAGCGCGCGGAGCACGAGGACGATGAAATCCCGGTTGGCGCGCTGCTGGTGTCCGCCGATGGCGAAGTGATCGGCGAAGGCTGGAACCGCAACATCACCGAGCGCGATCCTTCCGCACACGCGGAGATCGTGGCGCTGCGACAAGCCGGCGCACGCGTCGGCAACCACCGCCTGCTGGGCAGCACGCTCTACGTGACGCTGGAACCCTGCGCGATGTGCGCGATGGCGATGGTGCATGCGCGCGTGGCGCGCGTGGTGTTCGGCGCGAGCGATCCGAAGACGGGCGCGGCGGGCAGTGTGTTCGACCTGCTCGCCGATCCGCGGCACAACCATCGCGTCGAAGTGATCGGCGGCGTGCTCGCCGTCGAAGCGGGCACGCGCCTCACCAATTACTTTCGCAAGAAACGCGGCAAGCCCGCGCTCTGATCAGTTGCGCTTGCGGCGCATCTCCTGGTCCATCTCCAGATCGAAGCTGCGCACCGACAGGCTCACTTCGCTGCCCATCACGACGCTCGCGGCCAGCAACATCAATACGCCCACGATCGCCAGCGCCGTCGGCACGAAGCCGAGGCGAAAGCCGATGAAGGCATCCACCGCCAGCCCCAGACTCGTGCCCACGAAGGCACCCAGCGCGCCATAGAGCAGTTGGCAGGCGCGCAGCACCAGGTGCGCGCGGCGGCGGTGCCGTTCGATCTGGTCGTCGCGCTCGGCACGGTCGGGCGCATCGAATTCCCAGCTCACGATCAGCGCCCGCAGCCGGTCCACCACGCGCGCCAGCCGTGCATTGGCCGAAGTCAGCAGGGAGGCCGTGGCCGCCATGAGCAGGGCGGGGGCGAGCATGGCGGTCAGGATCGCGTAATGGGCGAGCGCGGACTGGAACAAACCGGACCTCGGCAAGGCGGGGAAAAGGCTGGGCTATGATGCGCCGTCCCTACAGGCACCGCGAGACCGATGGCGAAACACATGGAAAGTGAAGGCCGCTTGATCTGGATCGACCTGGAAATGACGGGCCTGGACACGGCCCGCGACTCGATCCTCGAAATCGCGACCATCGTGACGGACTCCAACCTGGAGGTCCTGGCCGAAGGCCCCGAACTTGCGATCGCGCATCCGCTCTCGGCCCTGGAGTCGATGGACGAGTGGAACCGCACGCAGCACCGCAAGTCCGGGCTGTGGCAGCGGGTGCTCGAAAGCCGCGTTTCCATGGAGTCGGCCGAGGCGCGCACGCTGGCGTTCCTCTCCGAATGGGTGCCGGCCAATGCCTCGCCCATGTGCGGCAATTCCATCTGCCAGGACCGGCGCTTCCTGCACCGGCTGATGCCGGCGCTCGAGAA comes from Lysobacter sp. KIS68-7 and encodes:
- the guaA gene encoding glutamine-hydrolyzing GMP synthase, with the translated sequence MTHDIHRDKILILDFGAQYTQLIARRIRELGVYCEIWAWDHDPAEIAKFGAKGIILSGGPESTTLPGAPRAPQEVWDSGLPLLGICYGMQTMAAQLGGSTEAADQREFGHATVEVIAHDSLFEGLKDHPGAPPRLDVWMSHGDHVATAPPNFIVTARTDRIPVAAMADEARRWYGVQFHPEVTHTKQGQALLRRFVVDICGCATLWNAANIIDDLVARVRAQVGSDEVILGLSGGVDSSVVAALLHRAIGEQLTCVFVDTGLLRFEEGDQVMAMFAQHMGVKVVRVDAADRYFAKLAGVQDPEAKRKIIGNLFVDIFDEESAKLRNAKWLAQGTIYPDVIESAGSKTGKAHVIKSHHNVGGLPEHMKLGLVEPLRELFKDEVRRLGVELGLPHAMVYRHPFPGPGLGVRILGEVKPEYAELLAKADHIFIDELRKANLYDKVSQAFAVFLPVKSVGVVGDARAYEWVIALRAVETIDFMTAHWAHLPHEFLGMVSNRIINELRGVSRVVYDISGKPPATIEWE
- a CDS encoding YciI family protein, whose protein sequence is MVFAKITEDIDMTAPPTPEALEAFEAMDRFNEELVQAGVFVAGAGLKWGADARCIAYDGAEQIVTDGPFAESRELIAGFSIWEVKDMDEALAWAKRSPTSGKGEIEIRPFFEAADLGEFVSPEELAAPRSGERGKLGVA
- the tadA gene encoding tRNA adenosine(34) deaminase TadA gives rise to the protein MTGAAATDADVAWMQRALALAERAEHEDDEIPVGALLVSADGEVIGEGWNRNITERDPSAHAEIVALRQAGARVGNHRLLGSTLYVTLEPCAMCAMAMVHARVARVVFGASDPKTGAAGSVFDLLADPRHNHRVEVIGGVLAVEAGTRLTNYFRKKRGKPAL
- a CDS encoding DUF2721 domain-containing protein, with the translated sequence MFQSALAHYAILTAMLAPALLMAATASLLTSANARLARVVDRLRALIVSWEFDAPDRAERDDQIERHRRRAHLVLRACQLLYGALGAFVGTSLGLAVDAFIGFRLGFVPTALAIVGVLMLLAASVVMGSEVSLSVRSFDLEMDQEMRRKRN
- the orn gene encoding oligoribonuclease codes for the protein MAKHMESEGRLIWIDLEMTGLDTARDSILEIATIVTDSNLEVLAEGPELAIAHPLSALESMDEWNRTQHRKSGLWQRVLESRVSMESAEARTLAFLSEWVPANASPMCGNSICQDRRFLHRLMPALEKHFHYRNLDVSTIKELSRRWSPTILNGLRKQAAHTALSDVRDSIAELAYYRKHMGPLAGLPTG